From a single Fusobacterium ulcerans ATCC 49185 genomic region:
- a CDS encoding FadR/GntR family transcriptional regulator, translated as MKGIIAKKEKAKLLPMQVIEELRQVIITNKLKPGDTIPTENELIESLNVSKSSVREAIKMLEAVGVVEIKRGCGTILSESSSKGFVNVLFYQLLMQTGTKKELANFRKMIEIAYTEMAALTITAIEIEELEKNLSEFEVKVLNKETSSDDDIQFHRLILRATHNSFIINLGEAIFSLFKEGIEKALEKNAVHALNDHRLILKAVKNKNMEDIRKCIENSVDTWIELL; from the coding sequence ATGAAAGGAATAATTGCAAAAAAAGAAAAAGCCAAACTCCTTCCAATGCAAGTTATTGAAGAATTAAGACAAGTTATAATCACAAATAAACTTAAGCCAGGAGATACAATTCCAACTGAAAATGAATTAATAGAATCCCTTAATGTAAGTAAATCAAGTGTCAGAGAAGCCATAAAAATGCTTGAAGCTGTTGGAGTTGTTGAAATAAAAAGAGGATGTGGAACAATATTATCTGAATCTAGCAGCAAAGGATTTGTAAATGTATTATTTTATCAACTTCTTATGCAAACTGGAACTAAAAAAGAACTTGCAAATTTTAGGAAAATGATTGAAATCGCTTATACTGAAATGGCTGCTCTAACTATTACAGCTATAGAAATAGAAGAGTTAGAAAAAAATTTAAGCGAATTTGAAGTAAAAGTATTAAACAAAGAAACTTCTTCAGATGATGATATTCAATTTCATAGATTAATTTTAAGGGCAACACATAACAGTTTTATTATAAATTTAGGAGAAGCCATTTTTTCTTTATTTAAAGAAGGAATAGAAAAAGCTCTTGAAAAAAATGCCGTTCATGCATTAAATGATCATAGATTAATTTTAAAAGCTGTTAAAAATAAAAATATGGAAGACATAAGAAAATGTATAGAAAATAGTGTAGATACATGGATAGAGTTACTTTAA
- the ilvC gene encoding ketol-acid reductoisomerase, with protein MGKIYYDNDGNIDVVKDMVVAIIGYGNQGRSQALNMRDSGIKNIIVGSIKDDSWEAANNDGFKTYSISEASSKADILFILLPDEVAPKIYNEEIAPNLKEGTTLNFSSGYNITYGYIKPASNLNVIMVAPRMIGKGVRETYQAGIGFPTFVVVNQDATGNAKDIAIGLAKALGSTKAGAIEVTFNDETYLDLMSEQGVWPLIMTVIDQAFKLYVEKGHSPEAALTELYLSKEPMIMMEKMADMGLFKQLPLHSRTSQYGQISRFKQTDPTYIRAFLEEQYNKIVDGEFAKEWESEMNNNLKHFEELKKEAFESSISIAETEVKKNLSGQK; from the coding sequence ATGGGAAAAATTTATTATGACAATGATGGAAATATTGATGTAGTAAAGGATATGGTTGTTGCTATTATAGGATATGGTAATCAAGGAAGATCTCAGGCGCTTAATATGAGAGATTCTGGTATAAAAAATATAATCGTTGGAAGTATAAAAGACGATTCATGGGAAGCAGCAAACAATGATGGATTTAAAACTTATTCTATCTCTGAAGCATCTTCTAAAGCAGATATTTTATTTATTCTTTTACCAGATGAGGTTGCTCCTAAAATTTACAATGAAGAAATTGCTCCTAACTTAAAAGAGGGAACAACTCTTAATTTTTCATCAGGATATAATATAACATATGGCTATATAAAACCTGCTAGTAATCTTAATGTTATAATGGTTGCTCCTCGTATGATAGGAAAAGGAGTTAGAGAAACTTATCAGGCTGGTATTGGTTTCCCTACATTTGTTGTTGTTAATCAAGATGCAACAGGAAATGCAAAAGATATTGCTATTGGTTTAGCAAAAGCCTTAGGTTCTACCAAAGCTGGGGCTATTGAAGTTACTTTTAATGATGAAACTTATCTTGATCTTATGTCAGAACAGGGAGTATGGCCTCTTATCATGACTGTAATAGATCAAGCATTTAAACTTTATGTAGAAAAAGGACATTCCCCAGAAGCTGCATTAACAGAATTATATCTTTCAAAAGAGCCTATGATTATGATGGAAAAAATGGCAGATATGGGATTATTTAAACAGCTTCCACTGCATTCAAGAACAAGTCAATATGGGCAAATTTCTAGATTCAAGCAAACAGATCCTACATATATCAGAGCATTTTTAGAAGAACAATATAATAAAATTGTTGATGGAGAATTTGCAAAAGAATGGGAATCTGAAATGAACAATAATCTTAAACATTTTGAAGAGTTAAAAAAAGAGGCTTTTGAAAGTTCTATAAGTATTGCTGAAACAGAAGTTAAGAAAAATCTTAGTGGGCAAAAATAA
- a CDS encoding trans-sulfuration enzyme family protein encodes MDLNKVRFSTKVVHAGQSFDPETGALSTPIYQTSTFCFETVEEGAAKFSKTIPGFTYTRGGNPTTRALEVKMAAIEGGEDCVATASGMGAVGAVMIAFLKAGDHVVCGDTLYGGTSVVMRTNLAQFGIDVTFVDTSDLEAVKKAFTPKTKLVYFETPTNPLMTVTDIKSISKIAHEKEARVVVDSTFAPPPIQFALKLGADLVLHSVTKYLNGHGDVLGGVVVGTKEDIALIRGNGVTKICGNPPSPFNSYLVLRGLKTLVMRVEKHCQNAMDLAKYLKTVSAVKEVYYPGLESNPFHKLAKEQMNGMYTGIFSFELKENINGMNSFEAGKKLVNGLKIATIAVSLGDPDTLIQHPASMTHSNVPKEIREKSGITDGLIRISVGVEDVEDLIEDFEQSFANL; translated from the coding sequence ATAGACTTGAATAAAGTTAGATTTTCCACTAAAGTGGTTCATGCTGGGCAAAGCTTTGATCCTGAAACAGGTGCTCTCTCTACACCAATATATCAAACTTCTACTTTCTGCTTTGAAACTGTAGAAGAAGGAGCTGCAAAGTTTAGTAAAACTATTCCAGGATTCACATACACAAGAGGAGGAAACCCAACAACAAGAGCTCTTGAAGTAAAAATGGCAGCAATAGAAGGTGGAGAAGATTGTGTTGCAACAGCTTCAGGAATGGGAGCAGTGGGAGCAGTTATGATAGCTTTTTTAAAAGCTGGAGATCATGTTGTATGTGGTGATACCCTCTATGGTGGTACTTCTGTTGTCATGAGAACAAATCTTGCTCAATTTGGCATAGATGTTACATTTGTTGATACCTCTGATTTAGAAGCAGTAAAAAAAGCCTTTACACCAAAAACAAAATTAGTATATTTTGAAACTCCAACTAATCCACTAATGACAGTTACAGACATAAAATCTATTTCAAAAATAGCCCATGAAAAAGAAGCACGTGTTGTAGTTGATAGTACATTTGCTCCTCCACCAATTCAATTTGCTCTTAAACTAGGAGCTGACTTGGTACTTCACAGTGTTACAAAGTATTTAAATGGACATGGTGATGTTTTAGGAGGTGTTGTCGTTGGAACTAAAGAAGATATTGCTCTTATAAGAGGAAATGGAGTTACAAAAATATGTGGAAATCCACCTAGTCCTTTTAATTCTTATCTTGTTTTAAGAGGATTAAAAACTTTAGTAATGAGAGTTGAAAAACACTGCCAAAATGCAATGGATTTAGCTAAATATCTTAAAACAGTTTCTGCTGTAAAAGAAGTATATTATCCTGGACTTGAATCTAATCCATTCCATAAATTAGCAAAAGAACAAATGAATGGAATGTATACTGGTATTTTTTCATTTGAACTTAAAGAAAATATAAATGGTATGAACAGTTTTGAAGCAGGTAAAAAACTTGTAAATGGATTAAAAATAGCAACAATTGCTGTAAGTTTAGGAGATCCAGATACTTTAATTCAGCATCCTGCAAGTATGACTCATTCAAATGTACCTAAAGAAATAAGAGAAAAATCTGGTATTACTGATGGACTTATTCGTATCTCAGTAGGAGTAGAAGATGTCGAAGATTTAATAGAAGATTTTGAACAAAGTTTTGCAAATTTATAA
- a CDS encoding Na+/H+ antiporter NhaC family protein translates to MDEGNNKKVKQDYGILAFLPLFIFLFIYLGAGILFTYLGKDSPFKQIPREAALVVGVITALIMGKDKLDYKVDIFAKNAGDPGVTLMSLIFLLSGAFAGTAKAMGGVDATVNLGLSLCPLQFIFAGIFAISALIATAMGTSMGTIAAIGPIAIGIAEKADISSAVAIAAVMGGAMFGDNLSIISDTTIAATRGAGCKMNEKFKMNFLIALPAALVAMLLYSLIGVNGTLEGNFEYSFIKIFPYFAVMLTAIMGVNVIVVLLSGTIISGIIGVFIGTLNIVTFAQAVTNGMSGMFSLVIIAMLIRGLTGIVKEYGGIDWLINILHRRIKSRKGGEYGISAIVGLIDASLANNTIAIIIAAPLTKTIAKIYNIAPKRVASLLDIFSCVVQGIIPHGGQMLLCCTLTGLSPFTVLSANYYQYALGIAAIITIQFGLLKTKEEKEGIPLYTEDSEVAEFESI, encoded by the coding sequence ATGGATGAAGGAAACAATAAAAAAGTAAAGCAAGACTATGGTATACTGGCATTTTTGCCTCTCTTTATATTTTTATTTATATATTTAGGAGCAGGTATTTTATTCACTTATTTAGGAAAAGATTCTCCTTTCAAACAAATTCCAAGAGAAGCAGCACTTGTTGTAGGAGTTATAACAGCTCTTATTATGGGAAAAGATAAACTTGACTATAAGGTTGATATTTTTGCTAAAAATGCAGGAGATCCAGGAGTAACATTGATGAGTTTAATCTTTCTTTTATCTGGAGCATTTGCAGGAACTGCTAAAGCCATGGGCGGAGTGGATGCAACAGTTAATCTTGGATTAAGCCTTTGTCCTTTACAATTTATATTTGCTGGAATTTTTGCTATATCTGCCTTAATAGCCACTGCAATGGGAACATCTATGGGAACAATTGCTGCTATTGGACCTATTGCAATAGGAATAGCAGAGAAAGCTGATATTTCCTCTGCTGTGGCAATAGCTGCAGTTATGGGTGGGGCAATGTTTGGAGATAATCTTTCTATTATATCAGATACAACAATAGCAGCTACAAGGGGAGCAGGATGCAAAATGAATGAAAAATTTAAAATGAATTTTTTAATTGCATTACCTGCTGCATTAGTTGCAATGTTGCTTTATAGTCTAATTGGAGTAAATGGAACTTTAGAAGGAAACTTTGAATATAGTTTTATAAAAATATTTCCTTACTTTGCTGTTATGCTCACTGCCATAATGGGGGTAAATGTTATAGTTGTCCTTTTATCAGGAACTATTATTTCTGGAATTATAGGAGTGTTTATTGGAACATTGAATATAGTAACTTTTGCTCAAGCTGTTACTAATGGAATGAGTGGAATGTTCAGCCTTGTTATCATAGCAATGCTTATAAGAGGACTGACAGGAATAGTAAAAGAATATGGAGGAATAGACTGGCTTATAAATATTTTACATAGAAGAATAAAATCAAGAAAAGGTGGTGAGTATGGAATTTCTGCTATTGTAGGTTTAATTGATGCTTCTTTGGCCAATAATACAATTGCAATAATAATTGCAGCCCCTTTGACTAAAACAATTGCTAAAATATACAATATAGCTCCAAAAAGAGTTGCAAGCCTTCTCGATATATTTAGCTGTGTTGTTCAAGGTATAATTCCTCATGGTGGACAGATGCTTCTTTGCTGTACTTTAACAGGATTATCTCCATTTACAGTTCTCAGTGCAAATTACTACCAATATGCTTTAGGAATAGCTGCAATAATAACAATTCAATTCGGTCTATTAAAAACAAAAGAAGAAAAAGAAGGAATTCCTCTCTATACAGAAGATAGTGAAGTAGCAGAATTTGAATCTATTTAA
- a CDS encoding endonuclease/exonuclease/phosphatase family protein, which yields MKKLVVLGAILCSLFLNAEEKKATTFEVLIPTKEGTVDRELKGKEQLELTVASYNIAASRVSSPEEIGKAIKAMKADFVALAEVDVNTERSGHKDQLAIIAKESKMYPVFGKAIDFEGGEFGPALLSKYPIKKSQNFLLPVPGDGRQHVLVVAEVEIPNFPEPVLFMAVHLDYKEDPSVRIKQIREINNVTIASIKTDFPSIESRIKILAGDFNEVDGTPVMNELYRYWDSVLDKEADNRTWPAINPAIAIDHILTYKGQKWAVEEVIIPNKNKNWNGINWAAVSDHVPVVAKIRLLEQ from the coding sequence ATGAAAAAATTAGTTGTTTTGGGTGCAATATTATGTTCACTTTTTTTAAATGCTGAAGAAAAAAAAGCTACTACTTTTGAAGTTTTGATTCCTACAAAAGAAGGAACTGTAGACAGAGAACTAAAAGGAAAGGAACAGCTTGAATTAACGGTTGCTTCATATAATATAGCTGCTTCTCGTGTATCTTCACCAGAAGAAATAGGAAAAGCGATAAAAGCAATGAAAGCTGATTTTGTAGCTTTAGCAGAAGTAGATGTAAATACAGAACGTAGTGGGCATAAAGATCAATTGGCTATTATAGCAAAGGAATCTAAAATGTATCCAGTATTTGGAAAAGCTATAGATTTTGAAGGTGGGGAATTCGGACCAGCACTATTATCTAAATATCCAATAAAAAAATCACAAAACTTTTTACTGCCAGTTCCAGGAGATGGACGTCAACATGTGTTGGTAGTTGCTGAAGTAGAAATACCTAATTTTCCAGAACCAGTATTATTTATGGCTGTTCATTTAGATTATAAAGAAGATCCATCAGTAAGAATAAAACAGATTAGAGAAATTAACAATGTAACTATTGCTAGTATTAAAACAGATTTTCCAAGTATAGAATCAAGAATAAAAATACTTGCTGGAGATTTTAATGAAGTAGATGGAACACCAGTAATGAATGAATTATATCGTTATTGGGATAGTGTTTTAGATAAAGAGGCAGATAATCGTACTTGGCCAGCTATTAATCCAGCTATTGCTATTGATCATATTTTAACTTATAAAGGACAAAAATGGGCTGTAGAAGAGGTAATAATTCCAAATAAAAATAAAAATTGGAATGGAATAAATTGGGCAGCAGTAAGTGATCATGTACCAGTTGTTGCAAAAATTCGTTTGTTAGAACAATAG
- a CDS encoding PTS system mannose/fructose/sorbose family transporter subunit IID yields the protein MAFNNGTDMTERKLTDKDLTRMAWRSFFLQASFNYERMQGGGFLFGMLPALKKVCTTKEKFSAAMKRHLEFFNINPYFASFMMGLVLALEEKEEDPNLIRSTKIALMGPLGGIGDVLFHFSLLPIAASIGASLSMEGNVLGPFVLLIVFNVCQFLVRFNLGKYSYKLGLGAIDKLTTGTKDIEKAMSILGIFVSGGLIASYVRLSLPFIFKMGEKALNIQTDVIDKLCPNILPLMYTFLMFWMLNKKYKPITLILTTIGIGLILGLFS from the coding sequence ATGGCATTTAATAATGGAACTGATATGACAGAAAGAAAATTAACTGATAAAGATCTTACTAGAATGGCATGGAGATCATTTTTTCTTCAGGCATCATTTAACTATGAAAGAATGCAAGGTGGAGGTTTCCTTTTTGGAATGCTGCCAGCATTAAAAAAAGTATGTACTACAAAAGAAAAGTTTAGTGCAGCTATGAAAAGACATTTGGAATTCTTTAATATAAATCCATATTTTGCATCATTTATGATGGGGCTTGTGTTAGCATTGGAAGAAAAAGAAGAAGATCCAAATCTTATAAGAAGTACAAAAATTGCTCTTATGGGACCTTTGGGAGGAATAGGAGATGTACTATTTCACTTTTCACTTCTTCCGATTGCAGCAAGTATAGGAGCTTCTCTATCAATGGAAGGAAATGTGTTAGGACCATTTGTCCTGTTAATTGTATTTAATGTCTGCCAGTTTCTTGTGAGATTTAATCTTGGAAAATATTCATATAAACTTGGTTTAGGAGCCATAGATAAATTAACAACAGGAACAAAAGATATAGAAAAGGCTATGTCCATTTTAGGGATTTTTGTTTCAGGAGGTTTAATTGCATCATATGTCAGACTTTCATTGCCATTTATATTTAAAATGGGAGAAAAGGCTTTAAATATTCAAACTGATGTTATAGATAAATTATGTCCAAATATACTTCCTTTAATGTATACTTTTCTAATGTTTTGGATGCTGAATAAGAAATATAAACCTATTACACTTATACTGACAACTATAGGAATAGGATTAATATTAGGGTTATTTTCATAA
- the agaW gene encoding PTS N-acetylgalactosamine transporter subunit IIC — protein sequence MSLLQMILIAALAGLGGIDLFNMKIHFHRPLVSGAIVGWILGDLQTGLIAGAMFELIWLGAVPVGGAQPPNVVVGGIIGTTFAIITKEEPATAIGVAMPVAIAMQAAITFLLTAFSGFMHKADKFAEEGNDRGIANINYLCLFILFMFYFILTFIPIYFGAEVSQVIVDSLPKWILKGLGIAGGLMPAVGFAMLLKTMFRKDLLIFLITGFVFVTFLKLPIIALATLGICFVIYDYRITKNQHAVPITAAEEEDDFEDGI from the coding sequence ATGAGTTTATTACAAATGATTCTGATTGCTGCATTAGCAGGATTGGGAGGAATAGATTTATTTAATATGAAGATACACTTCCATAGACCATTAGTAAGTGGAGCTATAGTAGGTTGGATATTAGGAGATCTTCAAACAGGGCTTATAGCAGGAGCTATGTTTGAACTTATATGGCTTGGAGCAGTTCCAGTAGGTGGAGCACAACCACCAAATGTGGTGGTAGGTGGAATAATAGGAACTACATTTGCTATAATCACTAAGGAAGAACCAGCAACAGCTATAGGTGTGGCAATGCCAGTAGCAATAGCAATGCAGGCTGCTATTACATTCTTACTGACAGCTTTTTCAGGATTTATGCATAAAGCAGATAAATTTGCTGAGGAAGGTAATGACAGAGGGATAGCTAATATAAACTATTTGTGCTTGTTCATCTTGTTTATGTTCTATTTTATTCTTACTTTTATACCAATATATTTTGGAGCAGAGGTTTCTCAAGTAATAGTAGATTCACTTCCAAAATGGATTTTAAAAGGTCTTGGAATAGCAGGAGGATTGATGCCAGCAGTCGGATTTGCTATGCTTTTAAAAACTATGTTTAGAAAAGATTTGCTGATATTCTTAATAACAGGCTTTGTATTTGTTACTTTCTTGAAACTTCCTATAATAGCTTTAGCAACATTGGGAATATGTTTTGTGATATATGATTATAGAATAACTAAAAATCAACATGCAGTTCCAATAACTGCAGCTGAAGAGGAGGATGATTTTGAAGATGGCATTTAA
- a CDS encoding arylsulfatase: MEFKKKPNILLIMTDQQRFDTLRCYGNDVIETPCLDWLAEEGTVFTKAYTPSPSCVPARASLITGKKPWKTGVLGMGGNQLEMGVNFGITIPSYLSELNYLTVGIGKMHFYPQRSLNGFHQTILDESGRIKDPDFTSDYKEWFDNNKPAEVGIIDHGIDWNGWGARPYHLPEYLHATNWTVNEGIKFLKKKDPSKPFFLKLSFARPHSPYDPPEFYFNMYADKELPKPAIGEWVEECEQKVTALDAWNRKLTDEELKRAKAGYYGSITHIDTQIGRFLFALKREKLLDDTLIIFTSDHGDMLGDHNLLRKTYAFEGSAHIPMLVVLPKNMRNSIKNRKVNVPVQLQDIFPTILDILGESIPEDLDGKSMFRLIKGEEIERKYIHGEHSTCYSENHEMQYIVSEDYKYIWYPRREKNVEQLFDLKNDPYELKDLSKDDSNKSIIEKMRGYMANELSERGEEVVKDGKLISQKGKPYMTSPFYEKRLDSYGWDWTKYGNFKKGTLETIK, translated from the coding sequence ATGGAATTTAAGAAAAAGCCAAATATTCTTTTGATAATGACAGATCAACAGAGATTTGATACATTGAGATGTTATGGAAATGATGTTATAGAAACACCTTGTTTAGATTGGCTAGCTGAAGAAGGGACTGTATTCACAAAAGCCTATACCCCATCACCATCATGCGTTCCTGCAAGAGCCTCTCTTATTACAGGAAAAAAACCATGGAAAACAGGAGTTTTAGGTATGGGGGGAAATCAATTAGAGATGGGAGTAAATTTTGGAATTACTATTCCAAGTTATTTATCAGAATTAAACTATCTTACAGTAGGTATAGGGAAAATGCATTTTTATCCTCAAAGATCACTTAATGGTTTCCATCAAACTATTTTAGATGAATCAGGAAGAATAAAAGATCCAGATTTTACTTCAGATTATAAAGAATGGTTTGATAATAATAAACCAGCAGAAGTGGGAATAATCGATCATGGAATAGATTGGAATGGTTGGGGAGCAAGACCATATCATCTTCCAGAATATTTGCATGCTACTAACTGGACAGTAAATGAAGGGATAAAATTTTTGAAAAAGAAAGATCCTAGCAAACCATTTTTTTTAAAGCTTTCTTTTGCAAGACCACACTCTCCTTATGATCCACCTGAATTTTACTTTAATATGTATGCGGATAAAGAGTTGCCTAAACCAGCAATAGGAGAATGGGTAGAAGAATGTGAACAAAAAGTTACTGCTCTTGATGCATGGAATAGAAAATTAACTGATGAGGAGTTAAAAAGAGCAAAAGCAGGATATTATGGAAGTATTACTCATATAGATACCCAAATAGGAAGGTTTCTATTTGCATTAAAAAGAGAAAAGCTTTTAGATGATACTCTAATAATATTCACTTCAGATCATGGAGATATGTTGGGAGATCACAATTTATTAAGAAAGACATATGCTTTTGAAGGATCAGCTCATATTCCTATGCTAGTTGTACTCCCTAAAAATATGAGAAATTCTATAAAAAATAGAAAAGTAAATGTTCCAGTTCAGCTGCAAGATATTTTTCCAACAATATTAGATATTTTAGGAGAAAGTATTCCAGAAGATCTTGATGGAAAATCTATGTTCAGGTTGATTAAAGGAGAGGAAATAGAAAGAAAGTACATACATGGAGAACATTCAACTTGTTATTCTGAAAATCATGAGATGCAATATATTGTTTCAGAGGATTATAAATATATATGGTATCCAAGAAGAGAAAAGAATGTAGAACAATTATTTGATTTAAAAAATGACCCATATGAATTAAAAGATTTATCAAAGGACGATAGCAATAAATCAATAATAGAAAAAATGAGAGGATATATGGCAAATGAATTATCAGAAAGAGGGGAAGAAGTGGTTAAAGATGGAAAACTTATTTCTCAAAAAGGAAAACCATATATGACATCACCTTTTTATGAAAAGAGATTGGACAGCTATGGCTGGGATTGGACTAAATATGGTAATTTTAAAAAGGGAACTTTAGAAACAATAAAATAG
- a CDS encoding PTS sugar transporter subunit IIA — translation MKGIIVTGHGNFASGIESTMKLIMGEQEKTVFIDFKEGMTNIELSENIEKIVKEIGEKGVLIFTDILGGTPFNEAAMISTKYDNIHVFAGLNMAMLFEAIDCREDEIDTDRILEESKNGMGIFKIVEELSEESDSDGI, via the coding sequence ATGAAGGGAATTATAGTTACAGGACATGGGAATTTTGCTTCTGGAATAGAAAGCACAATGAAATTAATTATGGGAGAACAAGAAAAAACTGTATTTATAGATTTTAAAGAGGGAATGACAAATATAGAACTTTCTGAAAATATAGAAAAAATAGTTAAGGAAATTGGAGAAAAGGGAGTTTTAATTTTCACAGATATATTAGGAGGAACTCCATTTAATGAAGCTGCAATGATTTCAACAAAATATGATAATATTCATGTTTTTGCAGGATTAAATATGGCTATGTTGTTTGAAGCAATAGATTGTAGAGAAGATGAAATAGATACTGATAGAATATTAGAAGAAAGTAAAAATGGAATGGGAATTTTTAAGATAGTTGAAGAATTATCTGAGGAAAGTGATAGTGATGGAATTTAA
- the agaV gene encoding PTS N-acetylgalactosamine transporter subunit IIB, with product MAEPNIVLTRIDNRLVHGQVVTAWIQYAGANLIIVPHDEIAENKTRQGLMNLAVPTGTQIRYFSIQKTCDIIHKAAPRQLIALIVETPQDVLKLVKGGVPIKVLNIGNMHMAAGKKQITKAICVDEDDINTFKELRKLGVVIEAQRVPTEQKEDIFKYID from the coding sequence ATGGCAGAACCCAATATAGTATTGACAAGAATAGACAACAGATTAGTTCATGGACAGGTAGTAACAGCCTGGATTCAGTATGCAGGAGCAAATCTTATAATAGTTCCTCATGATGAAATAGCAGAAAATAAAACAAGACAAGGATTAATGAATCTTGCAGTTCCTACAGGAACACAGATTAGATATTTTTCTATTCAAAAAACATGTGATATTATACATAAAGCTGCACCAAGACAGTTAATAGCTCTGATAGTGGAAACTCCACAAGATGTTCTCAAATTAGTGAAAGGCGGAGTGCCAATAAAGGTATTGAATATAGGGAATATGCATATGGCAGCAGGGAAGAAGCAAATTACAAAAGCAATATGCGTAGATGAAGATGATATAAATACTTTTAAAGAACTTAGAAAACTAGGTGTTGTTATTGAAGCTCAGAGAGTACCAACTGAGCAAAAAGAAGATATATTTAAATACATAGACTAG
- a CDS encoding GntR family transcriptional regulator, protein MRKDKSNIIYKKIKRDILKGELKSGDVIPSERELMQIFNMSRTPIRKALDELERENLIIRRIGDGTYVNIPILDQVVNKFYSFTEEMKKRGKTPTGKVVNFEEKEDDIYGIYSEKTQVYEIERIKYADEEPLMYSQTIIPKKIVTDLTKEILEKKPLYEILREKCDFRFLKAEQKIKPCLVNRIEAEYLNVAEGSLGILIERKLFMGKDIIEYSKGVVRGDRFEFTIKYNMEEEDQ, encoded by the coding sequence ATGAGAAAAGATAAAAGTAATATCATTTACAAAAAAATTAAAAGAGATATTTTAAAAGGTGAATTAAAAAGTGGAGATGTTATTCCTTCAGAAAGAGAATTGATGCAAATATTTAATATGAGTAGAACACCTATTCGAAAAGCTTTAGATGAGTTAGAAAGGGAAAATTTAATTATTAGGAGAATAGGGGATGGAACATATGTCAATATACCAATATTAGACCAAGTAGTAAATAAATTTTACAGCTTTACTGAAGAAATGAAGAAAAGAGGGAAAACACCTACAGGGAAAGTAGTTAATTTTGAAGAAAAAGAAGATGATATTTATGGAATTTATAGTGAGAAGACACAAGTTTATGAAATTGAAAGAATTAAATATGCAGATGAAGAACCTTTAATGTACAGTCAAACAATAATACCTAAAAAAATAGTTACAGATCTTACAAAAGAAATATTAGAAAAAAAACCACTTTATGAAATATTGAGGGAAAAATGTGATTTTAGATTTTTGAAAGCTGAGCAGAAAATAAAACCTTGCTTAGTAAATAGAATAGAGGCTGAATATTTAAATGTTGCAGAAGGAAGTCTGGGAATTCTTATAGAAAGAAAACTTTTTATGGGAAAAGATATAATTGAGTATTCCAAAGGAGTAGTAAGAGGAGATAGATTTGAATTTACAATAAAATATAATATGGAAGAGGAGGATCAATAA